The following proteins are encoded in a genomic region of Arachis ipaensis cultivar K30076 chromosome B02, Araip1.1, whole genome shotgun sequence:
- the LOC107626988 gene encoding transcriptional regulator SUPERMAN-like yields the protein MEGKNYYMKNKNTSSTTHNNNSFEEHYSWETSSSTRPTRSYACSFCKREFKSAQALGGHMNVHRRDRARLRSSWISNHTPKPNPNPNPNPTTTLVSSSSSPLSNDPINNCSHISPIYSPNFCLNLSSSSSSPSPNLASITRSEDKKPRLIISTPQVLPLVMNSPQNMVMMMSKKSKSGDFVGGVDDDENYKDNVFKHKNEHNNITLELGIGLVKHKEQKLDLELRL from the coding sequence ATGGAAGGGAAGAACTATTATATGAAGAACAAGAACACTAGTAGTACTACTCATAATAACAATAGCTTTGAGGAGCATTATTCATGGGAAACTTCTTCATCAACACGGCCAACAAGAAGCTATGCTTGTAGCTTTTGCAAGAGAGAGTTCAAATCTGCTCAAGCTTTGGGTGGACACATGAATGTTCATAGAAGGGATAGGGCAAGATTGAGATCTTCATGGATTTCTAATCACACCCCTaaacctaaccctaaccctaatcctaACCCTACAACAACTCttgtttcttcatcatcatctccTTTATCTAATGATCCTATCAATAATTGTTCACATATTTCTCCAATTTATAGCCCTAATTTTTGTCTCAATTTgtcgtcgtcttcttcttcaCCCTCCCCGAATTTAGCTTCCATCACAAGAAGTGAAGATAAAAAACCTAGACTCATCATATCTACTCCACAAGTTCTTCCTCTTGTGATGAATAGTCCTCAAAacatggtgatgatgatgagtaAGAAAAGCAAAAGTGGTGATTTTGTTGGTGgggttgatgatgatgagaattacAAGGATAATGTTTTCAAGCACAAGAATGAGCATAACAACATTACCTTGGAGTTGGGAATAGGATTGGTTAAGCACAAAGAGCAGAAGTTGGATTTGGAGCTTAGACTCTAG